In Pseudothermotoga hypogea DSM 11164 = NBRC 106472, the following are encoded in one genomic region:
- the amrA gene encoding AmmeMemoRadiSam system protein A, with protein sequence MKGNHPFVKWAIKSIESYILEKRIVDPIKDGAPQELLKRRAGAFVSLHLLDGSLRGCIGTFMPTKANLALEVRDNAIAAATEDPRFEPLTPDELDEVEVTVDILSEPEKVTELSQLDPKKYGVIVASGYRRGLLLPDLPGVDSVQEQLQIALRKAGISERERFEMYRFTVERYH encoded by the coding sequence GTGAAGGGGAACCATCCGTTCGTGAAATGGGCGATCAAGAGTATTGAGAGCTACATTCTGGAGAAGAGGATAGTCGATCCTATCAAAGATGGAGCTCCTCAAGAGTTGTTGAAACGCAGAGCGGGGGCTTTCGTCAGTTTGCATCTTCTCGATGGATCCTTGAGGGGATGCATTGGAACCTTCATGCCGACCAAGGCCAACCTGGCCTTGGAGGTGAGAGACAACGCAATTGCCGCTGCCACGGAGGATCCTCGATTTGAACCACTGACGCCGGATGAACTCGACGAAGTTGAAGTCACCGTAGACATTCTGAGTGAGCCAGAGAAGGTGACGGAGCTGAGTCAGCTCGATCCGAAGAAATACGGTGTGATCGTTGCGAGTGGTTACAGAAGAGGTTTGCTTTTACCAGACCTGCCTGGCGTGGACAGCGTCCAGGAGCAACTTCAAATAGCCCTCAGAAAAGCTGGCATCTCAGAGCGTGAGCGGTTCGAAATGTACAGATTCACGGTCGAACGGTACCATTGA
- the fabD gene encoding ACP S-malonyltransferase translates to MTAFVFPGQGSQYSGMGKEFMSYPRARYFFERAKEVLGIDMYQLMNSDEEILKITENAQPAIYLASYIAFDELVRNGIVPNIVAGHSLGEYTALAAADVYDFDLGLYLVRKRGEYISQAVPPGLGSMAAVLGVNLSKLEQTISDMDGVWIANYNAPDQIVISGSVESVKKAVERIKTFAKRVIELKVSGPFHTPLLESAREKMARELRGVKFRRPRWPIVMNSTAKETTDPEEIRENVLAQISGPVRWYQSVERMTLLGVHSFVEVGPQRVLTNLIKKMSRENCKHFSEVLAEEKRLISEPV, encoded by the coding sequence ATGACGGCCTTCGTGTTTCCCGGGCAAGGTTCACAATACTCTGGCATGGGAAAAGAATTCATGTCTTATCCAAGGGCAAGATACTTCTTTGAAAGAGCGAAAGAGGTCCTGGGCATAGACATGTACCAGTTGATGAACTCGGACGAGGAAATCCTCAAAATCACCGAGAACGCTCAGCCCGCAATATATCTTGCGAGCTACATAGCTTTCGATGAACTCGTTCGAAACGGTATAGTACCGAACATCGTGGCAGGCCACAGCCTCGGTGAATATACTGCGCTCGCTGCCGCCGACGTTTACGATTTCGATCTTGGCCTGTACCTGGTGAGAAAAAGAGGTGAATATATCTCTCAAGCCGTGCCCCCAGGGTTGGGTAGCATGGCGGCCGTGCTCGGTGTGAACCTGTCCAAGCTCGAACAGACGATTTCGGACATGGACGGCGTGTGGATCGCGAACTACAATGCGCCAGATCAAATTGTGATCAGTGGCTCGGTCGAATCGGTCAAGAAGGCTGTGGAAAGGATCAAAACATTTGCTAAACGCGTGATCGAGTTGAAGGTAAGTGGCCCGTTCCACACGCCTCTGTTGGAGTCAGCGAGAGAGAAGATGGCGAGAGAGCTAAGGGGAGTGAAGTTCAGAAGACCCAGATGGCCAATCGTCATGAACAGCACGGCGAAGGAGACGACGGATCCAGAAGAAATCAGAGAAAACGTGCTCGCACAAATAAGTGGGCCCGTCAGATGGTACCAGTCAGTGGAGAGAATGACCTTGCTCGGAGTCCACAGTTTTGTGGAAGTTGGCCCACAGAGAGTTCTGACGAACTTGATAAAGAAGATGAGCCGCGAAAATTGCAAGCATTTTTCAGAGGTCTTGGCGGAAGAAAAGAGATTGATCTCTGAACCCGTGTGA
- a CDS encoding nitronate monooxygenase, with translation MGGMAWAGTAKLAAAVSNAGGLGMIGSGAMRAEQLRDAIAQIKKLTDRPYGVNIMLASPYVEELLRVVIEEKVPVVSFGAGNPSKYIPTLKDHGIKVIVVVASDSLAKLVERAGADAVVAEGMESGGHIGEVTTMVLVNKVARSVRIPVIAAGGIADGRGMAAAFALGAEAVQMGTRFLATVESEVHENYKRKILNASIRDTVVTGAKLGHAARVLKTPFARQVVELEVRSPEEAEMILVGSLRKAVIDGDIDSGSFMAGQAVGLIDDVPTVKELIEKIMREFFETVQKLCREVNT, from the coding sequence ATGGGTGGTATGGCCTGGGCCGGAACTGCGAAGCTCGCTGCCGCCGTGTCGAACGCTGGTGGATTGGGCATGATAGGCTCTGGAGCGATGAGAGCCGAACAACTGAGAGATGCAATCGCACAGATCAAGAAACTCACCGACAGACCCTACGGTGTCAACATCATGCTCGCTTCCCCTTACGTTGAAGAGCTTTTGAGAGTCGTGATCGAAGAGAAAGTCCCCGTGGTTTCCTTCGGTGCGGGTAACCCGAGCAAGTACATACCGACTTTGAAGGATCACGGTATCAAGGTCATCGTCGTGGTCGCTTCTGATTCTCTGGCAAAACTCGTTGAAAGGGCTGGCGCCGACGCGGTCGTGGCCGAAGGGATGGAGTCGGGTGGCCACATTGGAGAGGTCACCACGATGGTGCTGGTCAACAAGGTCGCAAGGTCTGTACGCATACCCGTTATTGCGGCTGGGGGCATTGCGGACGGCCGTGGCATGGCGGCCGCATTCGCTCTCGGTGCCGAAGCTGTCCAGATGGGTACAAGGTTTCTCGCAACCGTCGAATCTGAAGTGCACGAGAACTACAAGAGAAAGATACTGAACGCCTCGATACGTGACACGGTGGTGACGGGAGCGAAACTCGGACATGCTGCACGTGTGCTCAAAACACCGTTCGCAAGGCAGGTGGTCGAACTCGAAGTTCGAAGCCCGGAAGAAGCTGAGATGATACTCGTCGGCAGTTTGAGAAAAGCGGTGATTGATGGGGACATCGACTCAGGTTCCTTCATGGCAGGTCAGGCTGTCGGCTTGATCGATGATGTACCTACGGTGAAGGAACTGATCGAGAAGATCATGAGAGAGTTTTTTGAAACTGTACAGAAACTATGTCGGGAGGTGAACACATGA
- the fabZ gene encoding 3-hydroxyacyl-ACP dehydratase FabZ produces the protein MNVEEIMQILPHRFPILLVDRVIERDEKRIVAIKNVTISEIFFLGHFPDYPIYPGVLIIEGMAQTAGLLLLKPEQKLVPLFLGIDNARFKSPVKPGDVLKYEVEVIESKLNVVKVKAKASVDERIVATAELLLGVKKREEQGD, from the coding sequence TTGAATGTAGAGGAAATAATGCAAATTCTGCCACACAGGTTTCCTATCTTGCTCGTTGACAGGGTGATAGAAAGAGATGAAAAAAGAATTGTGGCGATCAAGAATGTGACGATCTCTGAGATATTCTTCTTGGGCCACTTTCCAGATTATCCGATCTATCCCGGTGTGTTGATTATCGAGGGTATGGCACAGACGGCGGGGCTGTTGCTTTTGAAACCTGAACAGAAGCTTGTGCCACTGTTTCTGGGCATAGACAACGCGCGGTTCAAATCGCCCGTCAAGCCGGGAGACGTGCTCAAGTACGAGGTGGAGGTCATTGAAAGCAAATTGAACGTGGTGAAAGTGAAGGCGAAGGCGAGCGTGGATGAGAGAATCGTCGCAACCGCGGAATTGTTACTGGGAGTGAAAAAGCGTGAAGAACAGGGTGACTGA
- the fabF gene encoding beta-ketoacyl-ACP synthase II — translation MRRVVVTGMGIVSPIGIGKEEVLMNLERSTVAIDYISSFDASNLPVRIAAEVKNFDVEKYIDRKLARRTDRFVHFALAAFKEALDQAKIDLSSFSERTAVLVGSGMGGFITLDTENNKFLAQGASKVSPFLIPMLLINMASGIISIEHGLKGVNFAPVSACASSGHAIALGTLLIRHNYADVAIVGGAEATIAPLPIAGFASMRALSTRNDEPKRASRPFDVQRDGFVMGEGGAILILEAEEIALKRNAEIIAEIKGFGMNDDAYHMSAPDPEGAGAEKAMRLALEDANLSPQDIQYVSCHATSTPAGDEAEAKAIERIFGKEIYVNSSKALMGHLLGAAAAAESVVAILQMQKGFLHAMPNLDEKDPQVNVNVVGKEPVRIEIENFVKNSFGFGGHNVSIVIGRYEP, via the coding sequence ATGAGGCGCGTGGTCGTCACGGGAATGGGTATCGTGAGTCCCATTGGGATTGGAAAAGAAGAAGTTCTTATGAATCTGGAGCGTTCGACCGTTGCAATCGATTACATAAGCAGTTTCGATGCCAGCAACCTTCCGGTGAGGATAGCTGCCGAAGTGAAGAACTTCGATGTTGAGAAGTACATCGATAGGAAACTGGCGCGTAGGACCGATAGGTTCGTTCATTTCGCTCTCGCCGCCTTCAAGGAAGCTCTGGATCAGGCGAAAATAGACCTTTCATCGTTTTCGGAGAGAACGGCGGTGCTCGTTGGCTCGGGCATGGGTGGATTCATCACGTTGGATACGGAAAACAACAAGTTTCTTGCGCAAGGAGCGTCAAAGGTCAGCCCGTTTCTCATACCGATGTTGCTGATAAACATGGCCTCGGGCATCATCTCGATAGAACACGGATTGAAGGGTGTGAACTTCGCGCCGGTGAGCGCCTGTGCTTCGTCAGGACACGCGATCGCCTTGGGAACTCTCTTGATAAGGCACAACTACGCTGATGTGGCCATCGTCGGTGGCGCAGAAGCAACGATAGCACCGCTACCAATAGCTGGCTTTGCAAGCATGCGTGCCCTCTCGACGAGGAACGATGAACCAAAGAGAGCATCGAGACCGTTCGACGTACAACGCGATGGTTTCGTGATGGGCGAAGGAGGCGCGATACTCATCCTCGAGGCCGAAGAGATCGCACTGAAAAGGAATGCAGAAATCATCGCTGAGATCAAAGGCTTCGGGATGAACGATGACGCTTACCACATGAGTGCTCCAGATCCCGAAGGTGCAGGTGCGGAAAAAGCCATGAGGCTCGCCCTCGAAGATGCAAACCTCTCACCACAGGATATTCAGTACGTGAGCTGCCATGCCACGAGCACACCTGCGGGAGACGAGGCAGAGGCCAAGGCGATAGAAAGGATATTTGGAAAAGAAATCTACGTGAACAGCAGTAAAGCGCTGATGGGTCATCTGCTCGGAGCGGCAGCCGCAGCTGAGTCCGTCGTTGCAATTCTGCAGATGCAGAAAGGTTTTCTGCATGCGATGCCAAATTTGGACGAAAAAGACCCGCAGGTGAACGTGAACGTCGTTGGTAAAGAACCTGTGAGAATCGAGATCGAGAACTTCGTTAAGAACTCCTTCGGTTTCGGCGGACACAACGTGTCGATCGTGATAGGGAGGTACGAGCCTTGA
- a CDS encoding metallophosphoesterase, which translates to MWLIISDTHDNLHSIEKFVEEANRRKVTHVFHCGDVVSPFALLRLLKLEAEFHGVFGNNDGEWLLLSQRSSGRLVKGPVELVVDGKKVAMMHEPFALEALLESQHYDFIFYGHTHKLDFRRQGKTLLVNPGDGSGYIAERPSAVFLDPETGQIDVYQI; encoded by the coding sequence GTGTGGTTGATAATCTCCGACACGCACGACAATCTGCACAGCATCGAGAAATTCGTCGAAGAAGCAAATCGCAGAAAAGTGACGCACGTTTTTCACTGCGGTGATGTGGTATCACCCTTCGCCTTGCTCAGATTGCTGAAACTTGAAGCAGAGTTCCACGGTGTGTTTGGCAACAACGACGGAGAATGGCTACTTTTGAGTCAAAGATCTTCCGGTCGACTCGTGAAAGGGCCGGTTGAACTCGTGGTGGACGGAAAGAAAGTGGCCATGATGCACGAACCCTTCGCGCTGGAAGCTCTTTTGGAATCGCAACACTACGACTTCATCTTCTACGGGCACACGCACAAACTCGACTTTAGAAGACAAGGCAAGACCCTTTTGGTGAATCCAGGAGATGGCAGTGGGTACATAGCTGAAAGACCGAGCGCCGTTTTCTTGGACCCTGAGACTGGGCAGATAGACGTGTATCAAATATGA
- a CDS encoding fibronectin type III domain-containing protein: protein MHRFFLLLACVSCLVVVSCVPLCDETGSLTVSVVLKKAIPSVEPTLGVVTLKKGARILSQTFNFPGENSVVFQSIERGNWTVSVELKDGQNYTIYVGETQVEVLAGKHSTVHVPVTLNSADLTVDVSVTSSEASTVELRLEHSQDVILERRNLEDREITFEFHNLASAVWQLKLTLYDQSGNEMLVWPETGSVGLELQPGRMNTYSVRIDQFGNVEIVLEVETVQTVSSATLTNLDEGILISWDPVENAAFYEIYKAEQGYWIKIHECTSTSYLDQDVVENVEYSYVFNVVAENGRHSGFSRPFTVVRDTQRIFVALSDRSVVRFKVNQSHLTPVASNVVSEANDAKLLRAIGDDLYFLTSGSLVRLNANDLTVLSSQNVLLFTGTNSAFNDEYFFQVGSNTLRRYSLPNSATYETAPIGGTAVDADRYVVVLNGQTVSLVDPVTLQVLSTKTISNAQRIFTRGEFVFVYVQDVSHRLEVYSVSDNNLELVKTYAVEGDVRRLDASEQFFCLGVSGEGIYLGRLTDATLTKINSNFPVSIKIVGNLLYTLFTDRLEVYTVDVASLSVSLTARSNFTQQALAMFAD, encoded by the coding sequence TTGCACAGGTTTTTTCTCTTGCTCGCATGCGTTTCGTGTTTAGTCGTCGTTTCATGTGTTCCCCTGTGTGATGAGACCGGTTCTCTCACTGTGAGTGTTGTGCTCAAAAAGGCGATACCGAGCGTCGAACCAACTCTGGGAGTTGTGACGTTGAAAAAGGGTGCGAGAATTCTTTCTCAAACCTTCAACTTCCCAGGGGAGAACAGCGTGGTCTTTCAATCGATCGAGAGAGGCAACTGGACTGTGTCGGTTGAACTGAAAGACGGTCAGAACTACACGATTTACGTTGGAGAAACGCAGGTGGAAGTTCTTGCGGGAAAGCACAGCACGGTCCACGTACCCGTGACTCTGAATTCAGCCGATTTGACTGTGGACGTGTCGGTCACTTCGAGCGAGGCGAGTACTGTCGAGTTACGCTTGGAACATTCGCAGGACGTCATCCTTGAGAGAAGGAATCTTGAGGATCGTGAGATAACCTTCGAATTTCATAACCTCGCCAGTGCGGTTTGGCAACTCAAGTTGACGCTGTACGATCAGTCCGGCAACGAAATGCTCGTTTGGCCCGAGACTGGGTCGGTCGGGTTGGAACTTCAACCGGGTAGAATGAATACATACTCTGTCAGAATAGACCAGTTCGGGAATGTTGAGATCGTGCTCGAAGTTGAAACGGTACAAACGGTCTCTTCAGCGACTCTGACGAACCTCGACGAAGGTATCCTCATCTCTTGGGATCCAGTCGAGAATGCCGCGTTTTATGAGATCTACAAAGCCGAACAGGGCTATTGGATAAAGATTCACGAGTGTACGTCGACTTCCTACCTCGATCAAGACGTCGTCGAGAACGTCGAGTACAGTTACGTGTTCAACGTTGTTGCTGAGAACGGCAGGCACAGTGGCTTTTCCAGACCGTTCACAGTGGTCAGGGACACACAGAGGATCTTCGTTGCGCTATCGGATCGAAGTGTTGTTCGGTTCAAAGTGAATCAATCACACCTCACGCCCGTAGCCTCCAATGTTGTTTCTGAGGCGAACGATGCGAAGTTACTTCGAGCGATAGGTGACGATCTGTACTTTCTGACTTCAGGATCTTTGGTGCGCTTGAACGCGAACGATTTGACAGTGTTATCCTCTCAAAATGTCTTGCTCTTCACGGGAACAAACTCTGCTTTCAACGATGAGTACTTCTTTCAGGTGGGTTCCAATACATTGAGAAGATACAGTCTCCCCAACTCTGCTACGTATGAAACTGCACCGATAGGTGGGACAGCAGTGGATGCCGATCGATACGTCGTGGTTCTGAACGGTCAAACTGTGTCTTTGGTCGATCCCGTCACGTTGCAGGTCCTCAGCACCAAAACCATTTCGAATGCTCAGAGAATCTTCACTCGGGGGGAATTCGTCTTCGTCTACGTTCAAGACGTTTCACATCGCCTCGAAGTGTACTCAGTCAGCGACAACAATCTCGAATTGGTAAAGACCTACGCCGTCGAAGGAGACGTCAGAAGGCTCGATGCCTCAGAACAGTTCTTCTGCTTGGGCGTCTCCGGCGAAGGAATCTACCTCGGTAGACTGACAGATGCGACCCTGACCAAGATCAACTCGAATTTTCCAGTCTCTATCAAGATCGTTGGAAACTTGTTGTACACTTTGTTCACAGACAGGTTGGAAGTGTACACGGTCGATGTCGCGTCTCTCTCGGTGAGTTTGACTGCCAGAAGCAATTTCACACAACAAGCCTTGGCGATGTTCGCTGACTGA
- a CDS encoding uracil-xanthine permease family protein, which translates to MVDSSLTLAHQQVRGLKFFLLSLQHFVAMFGATVLVPLLTGLDPLVALFTAGAGTLLFHVITGGIVPVFLGSSFAFIAPIIMVKEQLGDLAYATGGIFVAGLVYLIFALLVWFVGTDKIKRLFPPLVTGPMIVVIGLTLSPVAIQMASQNWLVAMVVVVTVILTSVLLKGFWSMIPVLFGVLAGYAVSLPLGLVDVSAVQQSGWLSVPHFILPKFNWTAIATIAPVSIATVMEHIGDITTNGAVVGKNFFEKPGLYRTLIGDGLATSLAGLLGGPANTTYSENTGVLALTRVYDPRVLRGAAFLAMLVAFLSKFGAVLRTIPTPVIGGISLILFGMIASVGIRTLVNAQVDFSRPKNLLVASLILTVGIGGAVLKINHVEFKGLSLAAIIGIVANLLVPDKKG; encoded by the coding sequence ATGGTTGACAGTTCCCTCACTTTGGCCCACCAGCAGGTCCGAGGCCTCAAGTTTTTCCTTCTCTCACTGCAGCACTTTGTTGCGATGTTCGGCGCAACGGTGCTCGTTCCGCTCCTGACAGGGTTGGACCCGCTCGTGGCTCTCTTCACCGCAGGTGCAGGAACTTTGTTGTTCCATGTGATCACCGGCGGCATAGTCCCGGTCTTTCTCGGCTCGAGCTTCGCCTTCATAGCACCCATCATCATGGTGAAGGAACAGCTCGGTGATCTGGCTTACGCGACGGGAGGCATATTCGTTGCTGGCCTTGTCTATCTCATCTTCGCACTCTTGGTGTGGTTTGTTGGCACGGATAAGATCAAAAGGCTGTTTCCACCACTGGTCACTGGACCCATGATCGTCGTGATAGGACTCACGTTGAGCCCGGTCGCGATCCAGATGGCGAGTCAGAATTGGCTGGTGGCAATGGTGGTCGTCGTGACCGTCATACTCACGTCTGTTCTGCTCAAAGGTTTCTGGAGCATGATTCCCGTGTTGTTCGGCGTTCTGGCTGGATACGCTGTGTCCTTACCCCTTGGTCTGGTCGACGTCTCGGCCGTTCAGCAGAGCGGTTGGCTGAGCGTACCACACTTCATCCTTCCGAAGTTCAACTGGACGGCCATAGCCACGATCGCCCCCGTGTCGATAGCGACCGTCATGGAGCACATAGGTGATATCACGACCAACGGGGCTGTGGTCGGGAAGAACTTCTTCGAAAAGCCCGGTCTGTACCGAACCTTGATCGGAGACGGGCTTGCCACTTCTCTCGCCGGTTTGCTCGGTGGTCCTGCGAACACGACTTACAGTGAGAACACGGGTGTACTCGCACTCACGAGAGTTTACGATCCGAGGGTGCTGAGAGGGGCAGCTTTTCTGGCGATGCTGGTCGCTTTTCTGTCTAAGTTTGGGGCCGTGCTTCGCACGATCCCAACACCGGTCATAGGTGGTATCAGCCTGATCCTGTTTGGAATGATCGCTTCCGTCGGAATAAGAACCCTCGTCAACGCCCAAGTGGACTTCTCCAGGCCCAAGAATCTTCTGGTTGCCTCTCTGATCCTCACCGTGGGCATAGGTGGTGCCGTGTTGAAGATCAATCATGTTGAGTTCAAGGGTCTCAGCCTGGCTGCGATCATAGGGATCGTTGCAAACTTGCTGGTACCGGATAAGAAGGGATGA